A DNA window from Drosophila virilis strain 15010-1051.87 chromosome 4, Dvir_AGI_RSII-ME, whole genome shotgun sequence contains the following coding sequences:
- the LOC6628571 gene encoding outer mitochondrial transmembrane helix translocase, which produces MYFKNNYKLTMEATQRSGCQIVTQLVRIGIVAAVTYYCAKWLISSIDPTSKAKKKAKELAQIQLKKLNDMTGKGQGKLKLNDFNCYELMIASHLIAPTDIDVSWSDIAGLDTVIQELRESVVLPVRHSDLFQRSQLWRPPKGVLLYGPPGCGKTLIAKAMAKEACMRFINLDVAVLTDKWYGESQKLATAVFTLAHKLQPCIIFIDEIESFLRMRATGDHEATAMMKTQFMMLWDGLISSTSCSVLVLGATNRPQDLDKAILRRMPAQFHIGPPLECQRLAILQVILQHEQLHPSVDLKRLANLTPGYSGSDLRELCRHASIYRMRQFMRDIMVKEGSVMDEQLLDDSELVISMDDLLKSLVTMNMSKLQTGNTYLAKNIDLD; this is translated from the coding sequence atgtattttaaaaataattataaattgacAATGGAGGCGACCCAGAGGTCAGGCTGTCAAATTGTGACGCAGCTGGTGAGAATTGGCATTGTTGCAGCAGTTACCTATTACTGCGCCAAATGGCTAATCAGCTCCATAGATCCGACCAGCAAGGCCAAAAAGAAGGCCAAGGAACTGGCCCAGATACAGTTGAAGAAACTGAACGATATGACGGGCAAGGGCCAAGGCAAATTGAAACTAAACGATTTCAATTGCTATGAACTGATGATAGCCTCGCATCTGATTGCGCCGACAGACATCGATGTCAGCTGGTCGGATATTGCTGGCCTGGACACTGTTATACAGGAGCTACGCGAATCAGTTGTATTGCCTGTGCGTCACAGCGATCTTTTCCAGCGCTCACAACTGTGGCGGCCGCCAAAGGGTGTGCTGCTCTATGGACCGCCCGGCTGTGGCAAGACATTGATAGCCAAGGCAATGGCCAAGGAGGCGTGCATGCGTTTCATCAATCTGGATGTGGCAGTGCTCACGGACAAATGGTATGGCGAATCCCAGAAACTGGCCACAGCAGTCTTTACGCTGGCCCACAAGCTGCAACCGTGCATTATATTTATCGATGAAATCGAATCGTTTTTGCGCATGCGCGCCACCGGGGATCATGAGGCGACGGCCATGATGAAGACACAGTTCATGATGCTGTGGGATGGACTGATTAGCAGCACCAGCTGTTCGGTGCTTGTGCTGGGCGCCACAAATCGCCCACAGGATTTGGACAAGGCCATATTGCGACGCATGCCCGCACAGTTTCACATAGGACCGCCGCTTGAGTGTCAACGCTTGGCAATATTACAGGTGATATTGCAGCACGAGCAGTTGCATCCGTCTGTCGATCTGAAACGTTTAGCCAATCTGACACCTGGCTATTCGGGCTCCGATCTGCGGGAGCTGTGCCGGCATGCCAGCATCTATCGGATGCGTCAGTTTATGCGCGATATTATGGTCAAGGAGGGGAGCGTCATGGACGAGCAGCTGCTGGACGATAGCGAGCTGGTCATCAGCATGGATGACTTATTAAAATCTTTGGTCACCATGAACATGTCCAAGCTACAAACAGGCAACACTTATTTGGCTAAAAATATCGATCTGGActaa